In a single window of the Saccharothrix australiensis genome:
- a CDS encoding GNAT family N-acetyltransferase, with product MADVARHDDLAQFWALTRDLFTADPVFHTIPIAAVRRRIEHPHPTDEPPILVTVSEAGAVVAAAVRTPPWALALSGVPVDWVDTVAEHLVDVELPGVNGPRAAAEAFVRAWTARTGQGAREATALRLFRLAELEPPVGVPGASRLATEDDADLLVQWYLGFVDESTPYEPNEDQAVTFVRGTLAAGSGHVLWLDEGRPVAWAAAGAPAVGMSRIGPVYTPKEHRRNGYGAAATSACARWALEAGAEHVVLFTDLANPTSNSIYQRIGFRPVCDAAEFVFTQAGAGTD from the coding sequence GTGGCGGATGTGGCGAGGCACGACGATCTGGCCCAGTTCTGGGCGTTGACCAGGGATCTCTTCACCGCGGACCCGGTGTTCCACACGATTCCGATCGCGGCCGTGCGGCGGCGGATCGAGCACCCGCACCCGACCGACGAACCTCCGATTCTGGTGACGGTGTCGGAGGCCGGTGCGGTCGTCGCGGCTGCGGTGCGCACGCCTCCTTGGGCGTTGGCCCTGAGCGGTGTGCCGGTCGACTGGGTCGACACGGTCGCCGAACACCTGGTGGACGTCGAGCTGCCGGGCGTCAACGGTCCGCGCGCGGCGGCCGAGGCGTTCGTCCGGGCCTGGACGGCCCGCACCGGGCAGGGGGCGCGCGAGGCCACGGCGCTGCGCCTCTTCCGGTTGGCGGAGCTGGAGCCGCCCGTGGGCGTGCCCGGCGCCTCGCGCCTGGCCACCGAGGACGACGCCGACCTGCTCGTCCAGTGGTACCTGGGGTTCGTGGACGAGTCCACGCCGTACGAGCCGAACGAGGACCAGGCCGTGACGTTCGTCCGGGGCACGCTGGCGGCGGGTTCGGGGCACGTGCTGTGGCTCGATGAAGGCCGACCCGTGGCGTGGGCGGCGGCGGGCGCGCCCGCGGTGGGCATGTCCCGCATCGGCCCGGTCTACACGCCGAAGGAGCACCGCCGGAACGGCTACGGCGCGGCGGCCACGTCGGCGTGCGCCCGGTGGGCGTTGGAGGCCGGAGCCGAGCACGTCGTGCTGTTCACCGACCTCGCCAACCCGACCTCCAACTCGATCTACCAGCGGATCGGGTTCCGGCCGGTGTGCGACGCGGCGGAGTTCGTCTTCACCCAGGCGGGTGCGGGCACCGACTGA
- a CDS encoding type 1 glutamine amidotransferase, producing the protein MTRLLVLQLDDDDPLARLGDWLAGAGAVLDIAKPHERPLPATLDGYRGVVCLGGAMGASDDVDHPWLADVRRLLAHAVAARVPTLAVCLGAQLLAAATGGQVRRGAHGPEVGVLLVAKRDVAAEDPLFAELPWTPDVLQFHRDEIALLPPAAELLASSPKYPNQAFRVGENAYGVQFHIETTPEVVATWARNDPEAAACARPGGLDPEQLESGHDDIREAWQPFAERFVRLAAGDLAERGAAGRRNLPLV; encoded by the coding sequence GTGACGCGCCTGCTCGTGCTGCAACTCGACGACGACGATCCCCTCGCCCGCCTGGGTGACTGGCTGGCCGGTGCCGGCGCGGTCCTCGACATCGCGAAACCGCACGAGCGGCCGTTGCCCGCGACGCTCGACGGCTACCGGGGCGTGGTGTGCCTGGGCGGTGCGATGGGCGCGTCGGACGACGTCGACCACCCGTGGCTCGCCGACGTGCGCAGGCTGCTGGCGCACGCGGTCGCCGCGCGGGTGCCGACGCTGGCCGTCTGCCTGGGCGCGCAACTGCTCGCCGCGGCGACCGGCGGCCAGGTCCGGCGCGGTGCGCACGGCCCCGAGGTGGGCGTGCTGCTGGTGGCCAAGCGGGACGTCGCGGCCGAGGACCCGCTGTTCGCGGAGCTGCCGTGGACGCCGGACGTGCTCCAGTTCCACCGGGACGAGATCGCGTTGCTGCCGCCGGCGGCCGAGCTGCTCGCCTCCTCCCCGAAGTACCCCAACCAGGCGTTCCGCGTCGGTGAGAACGCCTACGGGGTGCAGTTCCACATCGAGACGACGCCGGAGGTCGTGGCGACCTGGGCGCGGAACGACCCCGAAGCCGCCGCGTGCGCGCGGCCCGGCGGGCTCGACCCCGAGCAGTTGGAGAGCGGGCACGACGACATCCGCGAGGCGTGGCAGCCGTTCGCCGAGCGGTTCGTCCGACTGGCTGCGGGCGACCTCGCCGAGCGGGGAGCCGCCGGCAGGCGGAACCTTCCTTTGGTGTGA
- a CDS encoding inorganic phosphate transporter, producing the protein MDASLLVIIVVITALAFDFTNGFHDTANSMATSIATGALKPRTAVAFSAVLNLVGALLSVEVAKTISGGIVDDARITPAVVFGGLVGAIVWNLVTWYVGLPSSSSHALFGGLIGATWIASGADAVHFAKVVDKVVVPSIAAPLVAGVVALLATFLTYRLTRRARESVAHKGFKAGQVASAALMSLAHGTNDAQKTMGIITLTLITAGTLAPGSAPPLWVILSAAIAIALGTYLGGWRITHTLGKGLTTIEAPQGFAAQTSAATVIMASSHLGFALSTTHVASGGIMGSGLGRQRDGVRWGVAGRMALAWLLTLPAAGVVGAMAGKAAATGTVGVVAVAAVAVAVSLVIWLLSRREPVRPEHVVDEIAAQAEPHRVAA; encoded by the coding sequence GTGGATGCCTCGCTCCTCGTCATCATCGTGGTCATCACGGCGTTGGCGTTCGACTTCACCAACGGCTTCCACGACACGGCCAACTCGATGGCCACGTCCATCGCCACCGGTGCGCTGAAGCCGCGCACCGCCGTGGCGTTCTCCGCGGTGCTGAATCTGGTCGGCGCGCTGCTGTCGGTCGAGGTGGCCAAGACCATCTCCGGCGGCATCGTGGACGACGCCCGCATCACACCCGCCGTGGTGTTCGGCGGCTTGGTCGGCGCGATCGTGTGGAACCTGGTCACCTGGTACGTGGGGCTGCCGTCGAGTTCGTCGCACGCGCTGTTCGGCGGCTTGATCGGGGCGACCTGGATCGCGTCCGGCGCGGACGCCGTGCACTTCGCCAAGGTGGTCGACAAGGTGGTCGTGCCGTCGATCGCCGCGCCGCTGGTGGCGGGGGTCGTGGCGCTGCTGGCCACGTTCCTCACCTACCGGCTCACCCGGAGGGCGCGCGAGTCCGTCGCGCACAAGGGGTTCAAGGCAGGACAGGTGGCGTCCGCCGCGCTGATGTCGCTCGCGCACGGCACCAACGACGCGCAGAAGACGATGGGCATCATCACGCTGACGCTGATCACCGCGGGCACGCTCGCGCCGGGTTCCGCGCCGCCGCTGTGGGTGATCCTCAGCGCCGCGATCGCCATCGCGCTGGGCACCTACCTGGGCGGCTGGCGCATCACGCACACCCTGGGCAAGGGGCTGACCACGATCGAGGCGCCGCAGGGCTTCGCGGCCCAGACCAGCGCGGCGACCGTGATCATGGCGTCCTCGCACCTCGGGTTCGCGCTGTCCACCACGCACGTCGCGTCCGGCGGGATCATGGGTTCCGGGCTGGGGCGGCAGCGGGACGGCGTGCGGTGGGGCGTGGCGGGGCGGATGGCGCTGGCCTGGCTGCTGACCCTGCCCGCCGCCGGGGTCGTCGGGGCGATGGCCGGGAAGGCGGCCGCCACCGGCACCGTCGGCGTCGTGGCCGTGGCGGCGGTGGCCGTGGCGGTGTCCCTGGTCATCTGGCTGCTGTCGCGTCGTGAGCCGGTGCGGCCGGAGCACGTGGTGGACGAGATCGCGGCGCAGGCCGAGCCGCACCGGGTGGCGGCGTGA
- a CDS encoding bifunctional [glutamine synthetase] adenylyltransferase/[glutamine synthetase]-adenylyl-L-tyrosine phosphorylase, with protein MTDPARTPTSPARFGLTSEAGGEDLRAAGWWADRRPTAGSEPILWALSRSPDPDLALRGVDRLRVALGDGWPELDAALRSDEVLRGRLLAVLGASTALSDFLVANPDRWRSLVDPEPVTADVFASALPAAVRDLTGAEAVRALRLAYRALLCRIAAEDLAHVVEPDLPHVGYDEVAGLLSDLAVAALRAALDVARREVPRSDECSLAVIAMGKCGARELNYVSDVDVVFVGEGDLGVATRLAGALMSVAGQACFEVDAALRPEGKAGALVRTLEGHASYYQRWARTWEFQALLKARPVAGDADLGQRYLEVVRPLVWTAAEREDFVPDVQAMRRRVEDHVPAGLADRELKLGRGGLRDVEFAVQLLQLVHGRGDEELRIAATTAALAALGRGGYVGRTDAVDFGDAYRFLRILEHRLQLQRLLRTHLFPADDDVAGLRRLARSAGLAAEGGLSEAQVLLAEYRRRANQVRRLHEKLFYRPLLQAVANVPTEALRLTTVEATARLAALGYAAPDGALKHIEALTRGVSRRARIQTALLPVLLDLLAATPDPDGGLLAYRRVSEALAETPWYLRLLRDEGTVVDRLAALLGTSRLVPDLLVRAPEVLRLLADTQALTGRDPMTIGNPLRSAVARYSDLGRAVTAARSLRRHELLRVASADLLGLMSPRTVCVSLSEVWVAVLQAALDAAVRAAGERLASIAVIGMGRLGGRELGYSSDADVLFVCEAAPGVTDSDAVRYASAVVEQVRRLLSAPSQDPALQVDADLRPEGRQGPLVRTLESYRAYYAQWSELWEAQALLRARFVAGDAELGARFIDLVEPVRYPAGGLDAASVREIRRIKARVEAERLPRGADPSTHTKLGRGGLADVEWTVQLVQLRHAFEVPSLRTPSTVGGLRAACEAGLVSEEDAAALRESWVMATRARNAVVLVRGKPGDQLPTAGRDLAAVAGVMGHPEDPGAFLDSYRRTTRRARAVVERVFYGS; from the coding sequence ATGACCGATCCAGCTCGCACCCCGACGTCCCCCGCCCGGTTCGGCCTGACCTCGGAGGCCGGTGGCGAAGACCTGCGCGCGGCCGGGTGGTGGGCCGACCGCAGGCCCACCGCGGGCAGCGAGCCGATCCTGTGGGCGCTGTCGCGCAGCCCGGACCCCGACCTCGCGTTGCGCGGCGTCGACCGGCTGCGGGTGGCGCTCGGCGACGGGTGGCCCGAGCTGGACGCCGCGCTGCGGTCGGACGAGGTGCTGCGGGGCCGCCTGCTGGCCGTGCTGGGTGCGTCCACCGCGCTGTCGGACTTCCTGGTCGCGAACCCCGACCGGTGGCGGTCGCTGGTCGACCCCGAACCGGTCACGGCGGACGTGTTCGCGTCGGCGCTGCCGGCGGCGGTGCGCGACCTGACGGGCGCGGAGGCGGTGCGCGCGCTGCGGCTGGCGTACCGGGCGCTGCTGTGCCGGATCGCGGCCGAGGACCTGGCGCACGTCGTCGAGCCGGACCTGCCGCACGTGGGGTACGACGAGGTGGCCGGGCTGCTGTCCGACCTGGCGGTGGCGGCGCTGCGGGCGGCGCTGGACGTGGCGCGGCGCGAGGTGCCGCGGTCGGACGAGTGCTCGTTGGCCGTCATCGCGATGGGCAAGTGCGGCGCGCGGGAGCTGAACTACGTCAGCGACGTGGACGTGGTGTTCGTCGGCGAGGGCGACCTCGGGGTGGCGACCCGGCTGGCCGGCGCGTTGATGAGCGTGGCGGGGCAGGCGTGCTTCGAGGTCGACGCGGCGCTGCGGCCCGAGGGCAAGGCGGGCGCGCTGGTCCGGACGCTGGAGGGGCACGCGTCCTACTACCAGCGGTGGGCGCGGACCTGGGAGTTCCAGGCGCTGCTCAAGGCGCGGCCGGTGGCGGGCGACGCGGACCTCGGGCAGCGGTACCTGGAGGTGGTGCGGCCGCTGGTGTGGACCGCCGCCGAGCGGGAGGACTTCGTGCCCGACGTGCAGGCCATGCGCCGCCGCGTCGAGGACCACGTGCCGGCGGGGCTGGCCGACCGGGAGCTGAAGCTGGGGCGCGGCGGCCTGCGGGACGTGGAGTTCGCCGTCCAGCTGCTCCAGCTCGTGCACGGGCGCGGTGACGAGGAGCTGCGCATCGCGGCCACCACGGCGGCCCTGGCGGCGCTGGGTCGCGGCGGCTACGTGGGCCGCACGGACGCCGTCGACTTCGGCGACGCGTACCGGTTCCTGCGCATCCTCGAACACCGGTTGCAGTTGCAACGGCTGCTGCGGACGCACCTGTTCCCGGCCGACGACGACGTGGCGGGGCTGCGCCGGCTCGCCCGCTCGGCGGGCCTGGCCGCCGAGGGCGGGCTGTCCGAGGCGCAGGTGCTGCTCGCCGAGTACCGCAGGCGCGCCAACCAGGTGCGCCGGCTGCACGAGAAGCTGTTCTACCGGCCGCTGCTCCAGGCCGTGGCGAACGTGCCGACGGAGGCGCTGCGGCTGACCACCGTCGAGGCGACCGCCCGGCTGGCCGCGCTGGGCTACGCCGCGCCGGACGGCGCGTTGAAGCACATCGAGGCGTTGACGCGCGGTGTGTCGCGGCGGGCCCGCATCCAGACGGCCCTGCTGCCCGTCCTGCTGGACCTGCTCGCCGCGACACCCGACCCGGACGGCGGGCTGCTGGCCTACCGGAGGGTGTCCGAGGCGCTCGCCGAAACGCCCTGGTACCTGCGGTTGCTGCGGGACGAGGGCACGGTCGTCGACCGGCTCGCGGCGCTGCTCGGCACGTCCAGGCTGGTGCCCGACCTGCTGGTGCGGGCGCCGGAGGTGCTGCGGCTGCTGGCCGACACGCAGGCGCTGACCGGCCGCGACCCGATGACCATCGGCAACCCGCTGCGCAGCGCCGTCGCCCGGTACAGCGACCTGGGCCGGGCGGTGACGGCCGCGCGGTCGCTGCGCAGGCACGAGCTGCTGCGCGTGGCGTCGGCCGACCTGCTGGGGCTGATGTCGCCGCGGACCGTGTGCGTGTCGCTGTCCGAGGTGTGGGTCGCCGTGCTGCAGGCCGCGTTGGACGCCGCCGTGCGGGCCGCGGGCGAACGGCTCGCGTCGATCGCCGTGATCGGCATGGGCCGGCTCGGCGGGCGCGAGCTGGGGTACTCGTCGGACGCGGACGTGCTGTTCGTGTGCGAGGCCGCGCCGGGGGTGACCGACTCCGACGCCGTCCGGTACGCGAGCGCCGTGGTGGAGCAGGTGCGGCGGCTGCTCAGCGCGCCCAGCCAGGACCCGGCGCTGCAGGTGGACGCCGACCTGCGGCCCGAGGGCAGGCAGGGTCCGCTGGTGCGGACGCTGGAGTCCTACCGGGCGTACTACGCGCAGTGGTCCGAGCTGTGGGAGGCCCAAGCGCTGCTGCGGGCCCGGTTCGTCGCCGGTGACGCCGAGCTGGGCGCGCGGTTCATCGACCTCGTGGAGCCCGTGCGGTACCCGGCGGGCGGGCTGGACGCGGCGTCCGTGCGGGAGATCCGGCGGATCAAGGCGCGCGTGGAGGCCGAGCGGCTGCCGCGCGGCGCGGACCCGTCCACGCACACGAAGCTGGGGCGCGGCGGGCTGGCCGACGTCGAGTGGACGGTGCAGCTGGTGCAGTTGCGGCACGCGTTCGAGGTGCCGTCGCTGCGCACGCCGTCGACCGTGGGCGGGCTTCGCGCGGCGTGCGAGGCGGGCCTGGTGTCGGAGGAGGACGCGGCCGCGCTGCGGGAGTCGTGGGTGATGGCGACCCGCGCGCGCAACGCGGTCGTGCTGGTGCGCGGGAAGCCCGGTGACCAGCTGCCCACGGCGGGGCGGGACCTGGCGGCCGTGGCCGGGGTGATGGGGCACCCGGAGGACCCCGGCGCGTTCCTCGACTCGTACCGGCGAACCACCCGGCGGGCGCGGGCCGTGGTCGAGCGAGTCTTCTACGGCTCGTGA
- a CDS encoding NADP-dependent oxidoreductase: protein MKAIAQDEFGDVDVLRVRELPEPRIAFDQVLVEVRAAGVNPVDRLVRMGYVKDRVPHHFPLIPGWDVAGVVREVGPAVDGFEPGDEVFGYQRKDHVQHGTYAELVAATERGLAHKPAALSFAEAGGLALTGLTALQALRRVGVSSGDTVLVHAAAGGVGHLAVQVARVLGASRVIGTASPRNHGFLRSLGAEPVSYGDALVDNVAELVGGDGLVDVAFDCVGGAALNDSPALVRDPSRIVSIVDTNVLELGGRYAYAKPVQADLEWLAAHADAGELKVVVQQTFPLAEAAEAHRLLEGRHVRGKIVLTV from the coding sequence GTGAAGGCGATCGCGCAGGACGAGTTCGGTGACGTCGACGTGCTCCGCGTGCGGGAACTGCCCGAACCGCGGATCGCGTTCGACCAGGTGCTCGTGGAGGTGCGGGCGGCCGGGGTGAACCCGGTCGACCGGCTGGTGCGCATGGGCTACGTGAAGGACCGGGTGCCGCACCACTTCCCGCTGATCCCCGGCTGGGACGTGGCGGGCGTCGTGCGGGAGGTCGGGCCCGCCGTCGACGGGTTCGAGCCCGGTGACGAGGTGTTCGGCTACCAGCGCAAGGACCACGTGCAGCACGGGACGTACGCGGAGCTGGTCGCGGCCACGGAGCGGGGGTTGGCGCACAAGCCGGCGGCGCTGTCCTTCGCGGAGGCGGGCGGGCTGGCGCTGACCGGGCTGACGGCGCTCCAGGCGCTGCGGCGGGTGGGGGTGTCGTCCGGCGACACGGTGCTGGTCCACGCGGCGGCCGGTGGCGTGGGGCACCTCGCGGTGCAGGTGGCGCGCGTCCTGGGCGCGTCCCGCGTGATCGGGACGGCGTCGCCGCGCAACCACGGGTTCCTGCGCTCGTTGGGCGCGGAGCCCGTGTCGTACGGCGACGCGCTGGTGGACAACGTGGCCGAGCTGGTCGGCGGCGACGGCCTGGTGGACGTGGCGTTCGACTGCGTAGGCGGCGCGGCGCTGAACGACTCGCCCGCGCTGGTCCGCGACCCGTCCCGGATCGTGTCCATCGTCGACACCAACGTGCTGGAGCTGGGCGGGCGCTACGCCTACGCCAAGCCCGTGCAAGCCGACCTGGAGTGGCTGGCGGCCCACGCCGACGCGGGCGAGCTGAAGGTCGTGGTCCAGCAGACGTTCCCGCTGGCCGAGGCCGCCGAGGCGCACCGGCTGCTCGAGGGCAGGCACGTACGCGGGAAGATCGTCCTGACGGTGTGA
- a CDS encoding inositol monophosphatase family protein, whose amino-acid sequence MRPLDQLVEIAQKAVRIGHDLIRTSRPQTVTEKTDRDTYTDVDVRIEQEIRAHLAEATPEIGFIGEEEGRSDQAADSEYVWGLDPIDGTANFVHGVPLSGVSLALSRGDRAVVAAISLPYSDLHYTAAEGRGAYVNGQQIHTSTTTELPKSMIAIGDYALGDHAAEENRQRIALTAALAAEVERIRMFGSAAHDLVWLAEGRIDGAVILSNKTLDLAAGILIAREAGALVLDSSGDDHTASSRHTIAVTSGLARPLLSLVQTVL is encoded by the coding sequence ATGCGACCGCTCGACCAGCTGGTCGAGATCGCGCAGAAGGCCGTCCGCATCGGGCACGACCTGATCAGGACCAGCCGCCCGCAGACCGTCACCGAGAAGACCGACCGCGACACCTACACCGACGTGGACGTGCGCATCGAGCAGGAGATCCGGGCCCACCTCGCCGAGGCGACCCCCGAGATCGGGTTCATCGGGGAAGAGGAAGGCCGCAGCGACCAGGCCGCCGACAGCGAGTACGTGTGGGGCCTCGACCCCATCGACGGCACCGCCAACTTCGTGCACGGCGTGCCACTCTCCGGGGTGTCCTTGGCCCTCTCGCGGGGAGACCGCGCCGTCGTGGCCGCGATCTCGCTGCCGTACTCGGACCTGCACTACACAGCGGCTGAAGGCAGAGGCGCGTACGTCAACGGCCAACAGATCCACACCAGCACCACGACCGAGCTGCCGAAGTCCATGATCGCCATAGGCGACTACGCCCTCGGCGACCACGCTGCCGAGGAGAACAGGCAGCGAATCGCCCTGACCGCCGCCCTGGCCGCCGAAGTCGAACGCATCCGCATGTTCGGCTCCGCCGCCCACGATCTCGTGTGGCTGGCGGAGGGCCGCATTGACGGAGCGGTGATCCTGTCCAACAAGACACTCGACCTCGCGGCAGGCATCCTCATCGCCAGGGAAGCCGGCGCACTCGTGCTGGACAGCTCCGGAGACGACCACACCGCGTCCTCCCGCCACACGATCGCAGTAACCAGCGGTCTCGCCCGCCCACTGCTCTCACTTGTGCAAACCGTGCTCTGA
- a CDS encoding DUF5919 domain-containing protein: MPAVLRPAPAGLDRDRHRDQGAVPGTQRHQQNIKALRRVASKFSPNAQGRLTLRVYDEPIRYNIVITDQVKCVVQPYLPDARGVQSPTLVIERDDALPGLFGTFSQVFDSMWNRAKEID, translated from the coding sequence GTGCCAGCAGTACTCCGACCGGCTCCTGCTGGACTCGATCGAGACCGGCACCGTGATCAAGGCGCTGTTCCTGGAACCCAACGGCACCAACAGAACATCAAGGCCCTGCGCCGAGTCGCGTCCAAGTTCAGCCCCAACGCACAGGGCCGGCTGACCCTCCGCGTCTACGACGAGCCGATCCGCTACAACATCGTGATCACCGACCAGGTGAAGTGCGTGGTCCAGCCCTACCTGCCGGACGCGCGAGGCGTCCAGTCGCCCACTCTCGTCATCGAGCGGGACGACGCCCTGCCCGGCCTGTTCGGTACCTTCTCGCAGGTCTTCGACTCGATGTGGAACCGCGCGAAGGAGATCGATTGA
- the glnA gene encoding type I glutamate--ammonia ligase produces the protein MFKNPDEVLKFISDEGVKFIDVRFSDLPGVMQHFTLPASAFDADAIAEGLAFDGSSVRGFQSIHESDMLLLPDLYTARVDPFRIEKTLIINFFVHDPFTREAYSRDPRNIARKAEQYITESGIADTAYFGAEAEFYIFDSIRFDTTANASFHEIDAISGWWNTGREEDGGNRGYKVKYKGGYFPVTPTDHYADLRDKMVLNMEANGFVVERAHHEVGTGGQAEINYKFNTLLHAADDLMLFKYIIKNTAWQAGKTVTFMPKPLFGDNGSGMHTHQSLWKDGVPLFHDESGYAGLSDAARHYIGGILHHAPSLLAFTNPTVNSYHRLVPGYEAPVSLVYSQRNRSACVRIPITGDNPKAKRIEFRCPDSSGNPYLAFSAMVMAGLDGVKNKIEPPAPIDKDLYELPPEEALNVKQVPATLDAVLENLETDHEYLLEGGVFTPDVIDTWIKFKREEEIDPLRLRPNPYEFALYYDV, from the coding sequence GTGTTCAAGAATCCCGACGAGGTCCTGAAGTTCATCTCCGACGAGGGCGTGAAGTTCATCGACGTCCGGTTCAGCGACCTGCCCGGTGTGATGCAGCACTTCACGCTGCCCGCCTCGGCCTTCGACGCGGACGCCATCGCGGAGGGCCTCGCGTTCGACGGCTCGTCGGTGCGCGGCTTCCAGTCGATCCACGAGTCGGACATGCTGCTGCTGCCGGACCTGTACACGGCGCGCGTCGACCCGTTCCGGATCGAGAAGACGCTGATCATCAACTTCTTCGTGCACGACCCGTTCACGCGCGAGGCATACAGCCGCGACCCGCGCAACATCGCGCGCAAGGCCGAGCAGTACATCACCGAGTCGGGCATCGCGGACACGGCCTACTTCGGGGCCGAGGCGGAGTTCTACATCTTCGACTCGATCCGGTTCGACACGACCGCCAACGCGTCCTTCCACGAGATCGACGCGATCTCCGGCTGGTGGAACACCGGCCGCGAGGAGGACGGCGGCAACCGCGGCTACAAGGTGAAGTACAAGGGCGGCTACTTCCCGGTCACGCCGACCGACCACTACGCCGACCTGCGCGACAAGATGGTCCTCAACATGGAGGCCAACGGGTTCGTGGTCGAGCGCGCGCACCACGAGGTGGGCACCGGCGGTCAGGCCGAGATCAACTACAAGTTCAACACGCTGCTGCACGCGGCGGACGACCTGATGCTGTTCAAGTACATCATCAAGAACACGGCGTGGCAGGCAGGCAAGACCGTCACGTTCATGCCGAAGCCGCTGTTCGGCGACAACGGCTCGGGCATGCACACCCACCAGTCGCTGTGGAAGGACGGCGTGCCGCTGTTCCACGACGAGTCCGGCTACGCGGGCCTGTCCGACGCCGCGCGGCACTACATCGGCGGCATCCTGCACCACGCGCCGTCGCTGCTGGCGTTCACGAACCCGACGGTGAACTCCTACCACCGCCTGGTGCCGGGCTACGAGGCCCCGGTCAGCCTGGTCTACAGCCAGCGCAACCGGTCGGCGTGCGTGCGCATCCCGATCACCGGCGACAACCCGAAGGCCAAGCGCATCGAGTTCCGCTGCCCCGACTCGTCGGGCAACCCGTACCTGGCCTTCTCGGCGATGGTGATGGCGGGCCTGGACGGCGTGAAGAACAAGATCGAGCCGCCGGCCCCGATCGACAAGGACCTCTACGAGCTGCCGCCCGAGGAGGCCCTGAACGTCAAGCAGGTCCCGGCCACCCTGGACGCCGTCCTGGAGAACCTGGAAACCGACCACGAGTACCTGCTGGAGGGCGGCGTCTTCACGCCGGACGTGATCGACACCTGGATCAAGTTCAAGCGCGAGGAGGAGATCGACCCGCTGCGCCTGCGCCCGAACCCGTACGAGTTCGCGCTGTACTACGACGTGTGA
- a CDS encoding RDD family protein codes for MSKWTGSWLSGPRSALEPGADSGDGTAQRWKGERLGLPRSGPGSVASTGRRAFAILVDFLLAAGVSSVFTYPELPRNWSLLAWFAITVVAVGFFGFTPGHALFGLRVARLDGAGLVGVPRAALRTLLIFPIIPAVVWDADGRCLHDKAVGTVVIRVR; via the coding sequence GTGAGCAAGTGGACCGGTTCGTGGCTGTCTGGACCCCGCTCGGCACTGGAGCCGGGCGCCGACTCCGGTGACGGCACCGCGCAGCGCTGGAAGGGCGAACGCCTCGGCCTGCCCCGGTCCGGGCCGGGATCGGTCGCGTCGACGGGGCGGCGGGCGTTCGCGATCCTCGTCGACTTCCTGCTGGCCGCGGGTGTGTCGAGCGTGTTCACCTATCCCGAGCTGCCGCGCAACTGGAGCCTGCTGGCCTGGTTCGCGATCACCGTGGTCGCGGTGGGGTTCTTCGGGTTCACCCCTGGTCACGCGCTGTTCGGCCTGCGCGTGGCGCGGCTGGACGGCGCCGGGCTGGTGGGTGTGCCGCGGGCGGCGCTGCGGACGCTGCTGATCTTCCCGATCATCCCGGCCGTGGTGTGGGACGCCGATGGGCGCTGCCTGCACGACAAGGCGGTCGGGACGGTGGTCATCCGGGTGCGGTGA
- a CDS encoding DUF4191 domain-containing protein, whose product MAGKQDKAAAKEAAKARRAAAKARRGQIFEAFKVQRREDKALVPLMLACVLGAAAAAFLLGLIWDVQWLLLPLGIAVGALLAVIVFGRRVQRNVYAKADGQPGAAGWALDNLRGRWRVTQAVAGTTSGDMIHRVIGRPGVVLVAEGAPHRIKSLLAQEKKRVARVIGETPIYDVTVGKEEGQVPLRKLQGHLMKLPRNISAAQVDTLENRLTALASRGAAMPKGPLPQGAKMRNIQRAMRRR is encoded by the coding sequence ATGGCTGGAAAGCAGGACAAGGCGGCCGCCAAGGAAGCGGCGAAGGCCCGACGCGCGGCTGCCAAGGCGCGCCGCGGTCAGATCTTCGAGGCGTTCAAGGTGCAGCGCCGCGAGGACAAGGCGCTCGTGCCCCTGATGCTGGCGTGCGTGCTCGGCGCGGCGGCGGCGGCGTTCCTGCTGGGCCTCATCTGGGACGTGCAGTGGCTGCTGCTGCCCCTGGGCATCGCGGTGGGCGCGCTCCTGGCGGTGATCGTCTTCGGTCGCCGCGTGCAGCGCAACGTCTACGCGAAGGCCGACGGCCAGCCCGGCGCGGCCGGTTGGGCGCTGGACAACCTGCGCGGCCGGTGGCGCGTGACGCAGGCCGTGGCGGGCACGACGAGCGGCGACATGATCCACCGGGTCATCGGCCGCCCCGGCGTCGTGCTGGTCGCCGAGGGCGCGCCCCACCGCATCAAGAGCCTGCTCGCGCAGGAGAAGAAGCGCGTGGCGCGCGTGATCGGCGAAACCCCGATCTACGACGTCACCGTGGGCAAGGAGGAGGGCCAGGTCCCGCTGCGCAAACTCCAGGGCCACCTCATGAAGCTGCCGCGCAACATCTCGGCGGCCCAGGTCGACACCCTGGAGAACCGCCTGACCGCGCTCGCCAGCCGTGGCGCGGCGATGCCCAAGGGCCCGCTCCCCCAGGGCGCGAAGATGCGCAACATCCAGCGAGCCATGCGCCGCCGCTGA